A single window of Vanessa atalanta chromosome 27, ilVanAtal1.2, whole genome shotgun sequence DNA harbors:
- the LOC125074253 gene encoding zinc transporter foi: MSHHLVTVCMFCLLCAAHTCGSHVDINNDLHTYEPKLQIEHATFNLEKRKIESKLRYHQRHQKIRQRREVRNLNPEAYVEQIFRIYGDAGSMTMNMTGFNKMLEGLDFHKLIEGGLQKIEKKEYIYGQSGAKEDIVNCVSSAELVTTVNTRLKPHGHDHDHDDHETEDLISEETFQAICPILLYQKLANSSIERYGCVKEAYLDSRRQDNREIKHVEKENAYSKNMFAVWLYSSLSITAISACGLLGVAVIPIMHKTYYNHLLQFLVALAVGTLCGDALLHLMPHAMSPMEDDHDSGHALESRVSHDDGMWKGLAAMLGVVFFYFMEKGLTVVVEWRKRRQKLEDDKLPSRVRVLKDETVGGCSGGSKAPITNTTSNSLMKIFKRDEKGDPTTKTCKHKYSEYPYCYDEIDTDTHDDHHLRDGLPPSPKAIKNHNNSVSVVSSNALNPEGKENEPTAKDWLLKAESTPAVVEMNNIKHKEDGAKDLKDGDSYTVILREHSRAHHGHSHAHGHVHAPPSSLSSVAWMVIMGDGLHNFTDGMAIGAAFASNIAGGFSTAIAVLCHELPHELGDFAVLLKAGMSVKRAVCYNVLSSALCLAGMVCGVLAGHAPSATRWLFAAAAGMFLYIALVDMMPELSTSHSKEGTLCQCILQLMGLASGIGIMLVIALYEHDLKNLFG; encoded by the exons ATGTCACACCACTTAGTAACAGTTTGCATGTTCTGCCTCTTATGTGCAGCACACACATGCGGGTCACACgttgatataaataatgatttacacACTTACGAGCCAAAACTCCAAATTGAACATGCAACGTTTAACCTTGAGAAAAGAAAGATAGAGTCTAAATTGCGATACCACCAGCGACACCAGAAAATAAGACAGCGAAGGGAAGTCAGAAATCTCAATCCAGAAGCGTATGTCGAACAGATCTTCAGGATATACGGTGATGCTGGCTCCATGACGATGAACATGACCGGTTTTAATAAGATGCTGGAAGGATTGGATTTTCATAAGCTCATCGAGGGTGGTCTCCAGAAGATAGAGAAGAAGGAATATATTTATGGGCAGAGTGGGGCCAAAGAAGACATCGTCAAT TGTGTTAGCAGCGCAGAACTGGTCACAACAGTCAACACGAGGTTAAAACCTCACGGTCATGATCATGATCACGATGACCACGAAACAGAAGACCTCATTTCTGAGGAAACTTTTCAAGCTATTTGTCCTATATTATTGTACCAAAAATTAGCTAATTCCTCTATAGAAAGGTACGGATGCGTGAAAGAAGCATATCTAGACAGCAGGCGACAAGATAACAGAGAGATTAAACACGTAGAGAAAGAAAACGCGTACTCCAAAAATATGTTCGCGGTCTGGCTCTACTCGTCGCTCAGTATAACAGCGATCAGCGCCTGTGGACTGTTAGGTGTCGCTGTCATCCCCATCATGcataaaacatattacaatCACCTCCTACAATTCTTGGTAGCTTTAGCTGTAGGTACCCTGTGTGGGGATGCATTATTACATTTGATGCCTCACGCCATGAGCCCCATGGAAGATGACCACGATAGCGGACACGCCCTTGAATCAAGGGTATCCCATGACGATGGTATGTGGAAAGGATTAGCTGCCATGCTTGGTGTTGTCTTCTTCTATTTCATGGAAAAGGGCTTAACGGTCGTCGTTGAATGGCGTAAACGTAGGCAAAAGTTGGAGGACGATAAGCTGCCGTCTAGAGTAAGGGTTTTGAAAGACGAGACAGTTGGAGGCTGTTCAGGGGGATCGAAGGCACCAATAACGAACACAACATCTAATTCTCtcatgaaaatattcaaaaggGACGAAAAGGGTGATCCCACGACAAAAACGTGTAAACACAAATATTCGGAATATCCGTATTGCTATGACGAGATCGATACGGACACTCATGATGACCACCATTTGAGGGACGGTCTGCCCCCAAGTCCGAAAGCGATTAAAAACCACAACAATTCGGTGAGTGTCGTGTCATCGAACGCTCTAAACCCAGAAGGGAAAGAGAACGAGCCGACGGCAAAGGATTGGCTTCTGAAAGCCGAATCGACTCCAGCGGTTgttgaaatgaataatattaaacacaagGAAGACGGCGCGAAGGATTTGAAAGATGGTGACAGCTACACTGTTATACTCAG GGAGCACTCCCGCGCGCACCACGGCCACTCGCACGCGCACGGACACGTGCACGCGCCGCCCTCCTCCCTGTCCTCCGTCGCCTGGATGGTCATCATGGGGGATGGATTGCACAACTTCACGGACGGAATGGCTATCG GAGCCGCATTCGCGTCTAATATAGCCGGTGGATTTTCTACCGCCATCGCTGTTCTGTGTCACGAGCTGCCGCACGAATTGG GTGATTTCGCAGTGCTCTTAAAGGCTGGTATGTCGGTCAAACGCGCCGTTTGCTACAACGTGCTTTCGTCCGCACTGTGTCTCGCGGGCATGGTGTGCGGTGTGCTGGCGGGTCACGCTCCAAGCGCGACGAGGTGGCTGTTCGCGGCTGCGGCTGGCATGTTCCTCTATATCGCACTTGTTGATATG atGCCCGAACTAAGCACGTCGCACAGCAAAGAGGGTACACTATGCCAGTGCATCCTACAGCTAATGGGATTAGCGAGTGGAATTGGCATAATGCTCGTCATAGCCCTCTACGAGCATGACTTGAAGAATTTATTCGGTTAA